In Mesorhizobium sp. 113-3-3, a genomic segment contains:
- a CDS encoding ABC transporter ATP-binding protein, protein MTGISPAVVAASKLGLTFQTNDGPVQALSNVDLTIGKGEFVSFIGPSGCGKTTLLRVIADLEKPTSGTISVNGMTAEQAREKRAYGYVFQAAALFPWRTIERNVALPLEIMGLSRAEQAERIKRTLDLVNLSGFEKKYPWQLSGGMQQRASIARALAFDADLLLMDEPFGALDEIVRDHLNEQLLQLWARTNKTICFVTHSIPEAVYLSTRIVVMSPRPGRVSDIIESTLPKERPLDIRETPEFLAIAARVRDGLRAGHSYDD, encoded by the coding sequence ATGACAGGGATTTCGCCAGCCGTCGTTGCGGCAAGCAAACTTGGCCTTACCTTCCAGACCAATGACGGGCCGGTCCAGGCGCTGTCCAATGTCGACCTGACCATCGGCAAAGGTGAGTTCGTGTCCTTCATCGGGCCGTCGGGCTGCGGCAAGACCACGCTGCTGCGCGTTATCGCCGATTTGGAGAAGCCGACCTCGGGGACGATCTCGGTCAACGGCATGACCGCGGAGCAGGCGCGCGAGAAACGCGCCTATGGCTATGTCTTCCAGGCCGCCGCGCTGTTTCCGTGGCGCACCATCGAACGCAATGTCGCCCTGCCGCTGGAGATCATGGGCCTGTCCAGGGCGGAGCAGGCGGAGCGTATCAAGCGCACGCTCGACCTCGTCAATCTGTCAGGCTTCGAGAAGAAATATCCCTGGCAGCTCTCCGGTGGCATGCAGCAGCGCGCCTCGATCGCCCGCGCGCTGGCCTTCGACGCCGACCTGCTCTTGATGGACGAGCCGTTCGGCGCGCTGGACGAGATCGTGCGCGATCACCTCAACGAGCAATTGCTGCAGCTCTGGGCACGCACCAACAAGACCATCTGCTTCGTCACCCACTCCATCCCGGAAGCGGTGTATCTGTCGACGCGCATCGTCGTCATGTCTCCACGGCCTGGCCGGGTCAGCGACATCATCGAATCGACGCTGCCCAAGGAGCGGCCGCTGGATATCCGCGAAACGCCGGAGTTTTTGGCGATCGCGGCGCGCGTGCGGGATGGGTTGAGGGCAGGGCACAGTTATGATGATTGA
- a CDS encoding ABC transporter substrate-binding protein — translation MKKLIIPVLAGAMSLAAFQAMAADKVTLQLKWVTQAQFAGYYVAKAKGFYEAEGLDVDIKPGGPDIAPEQVIAGGGADVIVDWMGGALAAREKGVPLVNIAQPFKKAGMELVCPKDGPIKTEADFKGHTLGVWFFGNEYPFYAWMNKLGLKTEGGPDGVTVLKQSFDVQPLIQKQADCISVMTYNEYWQLIDAGYKPEQLTVFNYSAMGNDLLEDGLYASEDKLKDPAFEDKMVRFVRASMKGWKYAVENNDEAAGIVMDGGGQDENHQKRMMSEVAKLIDNADGKLDPATYERTAKALLDQKIITKEPKGAYTTAITDKAIK, via the coding sequence ATGAAAAAGCTGATTATTCCCGTTCTGGCCGGCGCAATGTCGCTGGCCGCGTTCCAGGCAATGGCCGCCGACAAGGTGACGTTGCAGCTGAAATGGGTCACCCAGGCGCAGTTTGCCGGCTACTATGTCGCCAAGGCCAAGGGTTTCTATGAGGCCGAAGGCCTCGACGTCGACATCAAGCCGGGCGGCCCGGACATTGCGCCCGAGCAGGTGATCGCCGGCGGCGGCGCCGATGTCATCGTCGACTGGATGGGTGGAGCGCTGGCCGCACGCGAAAAGGGCGTGCCGCTTGTCAACATCGCCCAGCCGTTCAAGAAGGCCGGCATGGAGCTGGTCTGCCCGAAGGACGGCCCGATCAAGACCGAAGCCGACTTCAAAGGCCATACGCTCGGCGTCTGGTTCTTCGGCAACGAATATCCGTTCTATGCCTGGATGAACAAGCTTGGCCTGAAGACCGAAGGTGGTCCGGACGGCGTCACAGTGCTGAAGCAGAGCTTCGACGTGCAGCCGCTGATCCAGAAGCAGGCGGATTGCATCTCGGTCATGACCTACAATGAGTACTGGCAGCTGATCGACGCCGGCTACAAGCCGGAACAGCTCACCGTGTTCAACTACTCGGCGATGGGCAACGACCTGCTCGAGGACGGGCTCTATGCGTCGGAAGACAAGCTCAAGGATCCGGCCTTCGAGGACAAGATGGTGCGTTTCGTGCGCGCGTCGATGAAGGGCTGGAAATACGCCGTCGAGAACAATGACGAAGCCGCGGGCATCGTCATGGACGGCGGCGGCCAGGACGAGAACCACCAGAAGCGGATGATGAGCGAAGTCGCCAAGCTGATCGACAATGCCGACGGCAAGCTCGATCCGGCGACCTATGAGCGCACTGCCAAGGCGCTGCTCGACCAGAAGATCATCACCAAGGAGCCGAAGGGCGCCTACACCACCGCCATCACCGACAAGGCGATCAAGTAA
- the hydA gene encoding dihydropyrimidinase — translation MTKVIKNGTVVTADRSWKADVLFSHGKIVAIGSDLHGDHEYDATGCYVMPGGIDPHTHLEMPFMGTYSADDFESGTRAALAGGTTMVVDFCLPSPQQSLLEALQMWDNKTSKAACDYSFHMAITWWGKQVFDEMATVVDKGITSFKHFMAYKGALMVDDDEMYASFQRCADLGALPLVHAENGDVVAALSQKLLAAGNNGPEGHAYSRPPEVEGEATNRAIMIADMAGVPLYVVHVSCEQSHEAIRRARQKGMRVFGEPLIQHLTLDETEYFNKDWDHAARRVMSPPFRNKLHQDSLWAGLQAGSLQVVATDHCAFTTKQKRNGIGDFTKIPNGTGGLEDRLPMLWTTGVNTGRLTMNEFVAVTSTNIAKILNMYPKKGAIVEGADADIVVWDPKRKKTISSKKQQSVIDYNVFEGVEVTGLPRFVFSRGELSIEEAEVKTKPGHGQFVGREPNAAVNRALSTWKEITAPRKVERSGIPATGV, via the coding sequence ATGACCAAAGTCATCAAGAACGGCACCGTCGTCACCGCCGACCGCTCGTGGAAGGCGGACGTGCTGTTCAGCCACGGCAAGATCGTCGCCATCGGCTCGGACCTGCACGGCGATCACGAGTATGATGCCACCGGCTGCTATGTCATGCCCGGTGGCATAGACCCGCACACCCATCTCGAAATGCCGTTCATGGGCACCTATTCGGCCGACGATTTCGAATCCGGTACGCGGGCGGCCCTCGCCGGCGGCACGACGATGGTGGTCGATTTCTGCTTGCCGTCGCCGCAGCAATCGCTGCTCGAAGCCCTGCAGATGTGGGACAACAAGACGTCCAAGGCTGCCTGCGACTATTCCTTCCACATGGCCATCACCTGGTGGGGCAAGCAGGTGTTCGACGAGATGGCGACCGTCGTCGACAAGGGCATCACCTCGTTCAAACACTTCATGGCCTACAAGGGCGCGCTGATGGTGGATGACGACGAGATGTACGCGTCGTTCCAGCGCTGCGCCGACCTTGGCGCGCTGCCGCTGGTGCACGCCGAGAATGGCGATGTGGTTGCAGCACTCTCGCAAAAGCTGCTCGCCGCGGGCAACAATGGTCCCGAGGGCCATGCCTATTCGCGGCCGCCGGAAGTGGAAGGCGAGGCCACCAACCGCGCCATCATGATCGCCGACATGGCGGGCGTGCCACTCTATGTCGTGCATGTCTCCTGCGAGCAGAGCCACGAGGCCATCCGCCGGGCGCGGCAGAAGGGCATGCGGGTGTTCGGCGAGCCGCTGATCCAGCACCTGACGCTGGATGAGACCGAGTATTTCAACAAGGACTGGGACCACGCGGCGCGCCGCGTGATGAGCCCGCCCTTCCGCAACAAGCTGCACCAGGATTCGCTATGGGCCGGCCTGCAGGCGGGATCGTTGCAAGTGGTGGCGACCGACCATTGCGCCTTCACCACCAAGCAGAAGCGCAACGGCATCGGCGATTTCACCAAGATCCCAAACGGCACGGGCGGCCTCGAGGACCGCTTGCCAATGCTGTGGACCACGGGCGTCAACACCGGTCGGTTGACGATGAACGAGTTCGTCGCGGTGACCTCGACCAACATCGCAAAAATCCTCAACATGTATCCGAAGAAGGGCGCCATCGTCGAAGGTGCGGATGCCGACATCGTCGTCTGGGATCCGAAGCGCAAGAAGACGATTTCTTCGAAGAAGCAGCAGTCGGTCATCGACTACAATGTCTTCGAGGGCGTCGAGGTGACCGGACTGCCGCGCTTCGTCTTCTCGCGCGGTGAACTGTCGATCGAGGAGGCCGAAGTGAAGACCAAGCCCGGCCACGGCCAGTTCGTCGGGCGCGAGCCGAACGCCGCTGTCAACCGGGCGCTGTCGACGTGGAAAGAGATCACGGCGCCGCGCAAGGTGGAACGCTCAGGCATCCCGGCGACGGGGGTTTGA
- a CDS encoding cupin domain-containing protein: MSPKPTCHLIRPESTYEGKQGLTYFAGIATESVGSSGICMHVLTMPPGARAKAHLHENHETAIYVLSGEVHTWYGDRLEHHIVVKAGDLFYIPAGVPHLPANLSNAPSSAVIARTDPNEQESVVLLPELDALVA, encoded by the coding sequence ATGTCGCCCAAACCCACTTGTCATCTTATCCGCCCTGAAAGCACTTATGAAGGCAAGCAGGGTTTAACCTATTTCGCCGGCATCGCCACCGAGTCGGTCGGCTCCTCCGGTATCTGCATGCATGTTCTCACCATGCCGCCCGGCGCCCGCGCCAAGGCGCATCTGCACGAGAACCACGAAACGGCGATCTACGTGCTCTCCGGCGAGGTCCATACCTGGTATGGCGACCGGCTCGAGCACCATATCGTCGTCAAGGCCGGCGACCTCTTCTATATCCCGGCCGGCGTGCCGCATCTGCCGGCCAATCTGAGCAATGCCCCGTCCTCGGCCGTCATTGCCCGCACCGATCCCAACGAACAGGAAAGCGTCGTCCTGCTGCCGGAACTGGATGCGCTGGTCGCCTGA
- a CDS encoding ABC transporter permease yields MDSFRDKLVPVTSILAGVVVLWYVFAVILNAPFQRDLDTRANETPGAVEFIGKTLAQPKPTLPAPHQVAVNFFENTFLRPINSNRSLVYNAWITLSSTLLGFAFGTALGIIIAVGIVHVATLDRSLMPWIIASQTIPILAVAPMIIVVLAAIGVTGLIPKAMISTYLSFFPVTVGMVKGLRSPEIMHLDLMHTYNASPSQTFWKLRVPASVPFLFTSMKVAVAASLVGAIVGELPTGAVAGIGAKLLAGAYYSQSIDIWSALVAGSIVAALLVMVVGIAGRIVDRAMGGRPA; encoded by the coding sequence ATGGACTCCTTCCGCGACAAGCTCGTTCCCGTAACCTCCATCCTCGCCGGCGTGGTCGTCCTCTGGTACGTCTTCGCCGTCATCCTCAACGCGCCGTTCCAGCGCGATCTCGACACCCGTGCCAACGAAACGCCCGGCGCCGTCGAATTCATCGGCAAGACGCTTGCGCAGCCGAAGCCGACGCTGCCGGCGCCGCACCAGGTGGCGGTGAACTTCTTCGAGAACACGTTCCTGCGGCCCATCAATTCGAACCGCAGCCTCGTCTACAATGCCTGGATAACGCTGTCGTCGACGCTGCTCGGCTTTGCCTTCGGTACCGCGCTCGGCATCATCATCGCCGTCGGCATCGTCCATGTGGCGACGCTCGACCGCAGCCTGATGCCGTGGATCATCGCCTCGCAGACCATCCCCATCCTGGCGGTGGCGCCGATGATCATCGTGGTGCTCGCGGCTATCGGCGTCACCGGCCTGATCCCGAAAGCGATGATCTCGACCTATCTGTCGTTCTTCCCGGTCACCGTCGGCATGGTGAAGGGGCTGCGCTCGCCCGAGATCATGCATCTCGATCTGATGCACACCTATAATGCCAGCCCCTCGCAGACCTTCTGGAAGCTGCGCGTGCCGGCCTCGGTGCCGTTCCTGTTCACCTCCATGAAGGTGGCGGTGGCGGCGAGCCTCGTCGGCGCCATCGTCGGCGAACTGCCGACGGGCGCGGTCGCCGGCATCGGCGCCAAGCTGCTTGCCGGCGCCTACTACAGCCAGTCCATCGACATCTGGTCGGCGCTGGTCGCCGGTTCGATCGTGGCGGCACTGCTGGTCATGGTGGTTGGTATTGCCGGCCGCATCGTCGACCGCGCCATGGGCGGGAGGCCGGCATGA
- a CDS encoding ABC transporter permease produces the protein MNWLKPSWQAVLAIVLCLIAVALGAMSKPEAAALADPAASINYPYLGTKGLMLCLAIVAALVSMTRIPSLAEAVVLFVGAHLVAWLLISGIAGFEGTALAPYFLLLTAAWLLGWRCVAVLSGLRPMAGSARNALRLIIPAIFGAWILIIWEAVTRGAGIPFILLPPPSAIGVRIVSSLPILGADVRQTIFKAVLFGYVVGSGAGFIVAILADRVPFLRRGLLPIGNMVSALPIIGVAPIMVMWFGFDWQSKAAVVIIMTFFPMLVNTVAGLAASGHMERDLMRTYASGYWPTLIKLRLPAAAPFIFNALKINSTLALIGAIVAEFFGTPVVGMGFRISTEVGRMNIDMVWAEIAVAALAGSVFYGVVALVERAVTFWHPSVRGG, from the coding sequence ATGAACTGGCTGAAACCTTCCTGGCAAGCCGTGCTGGCGATCGTGCTGTGCCTGATCGCGGTGGCGCTCGGCGCCATGTCGAAGCCGGAAGCAGCAGCTCTTGCGGACCCGGCGGCCAGCATCAACTACCCTTATCTCGGAACCAAGGGCTTGATGCTCTGCCTGGCGATCGTGGCGGCGCTGGTCTCGATGACCAGGATTCCATCGCTTGCGGAAGCCGTCGTGCTGTTCGTCGGCGCCCATCTCGTTGCCTGGCTGCTGATCTCGGGCATTGCCGGGTTCGAAGGCACGGCATTGGCGCCGTACTTCCTGCTGCTCACGGCCGCCTGGCTGCTCGGCTGGCGCTGCGTGGCGGTGCTGTCGGGGCTTCGCCCAATGGCGGGTTCGGCCCGGAACGCGCTGCGCCTGATCATCCCGGCCATCTTCGGCGCCTGGATCCTGATCATCTGGGAAGCGGTGACGCGGGGCGCCGGCATTCCCTTCATCCTGTTGCCGCCGCCCAGCGCCATCGGCGTGCGCATCGTCAGTTCGCTGCCTATACTTGGCGCCGATGTGCGGCAGACCATCTTCAAGGCGGTGCTGTTCGGCTATGTCGTGGGCAGCGGCGCCGGCTTCATCGTTGCCATCCTCGCCGACCGCGTGCCGTTCCTGCGGCGCGGGCTCTTGCCGATCGGCAACATGGTCTCGGCGCTGCCGATCATCGGCGTGGCACCCATCATGGTGATGTGGTTCGGCTTCGACTGGCAGTCCAAGGCGGCGGTCGTCATCATCATGACGTTCTTCCCGATGCTGGTGAACACGGTCGCAGGCCTTGCCGCATCAGGCCATATGGAGCGCGACCTGATGCGCACCTATGCGTCTGGCTACTGGCCGACGCTGATCAAGCTCAGGCTGCCGGCTGCAGCCCCCTTCATCTTCAACGCGCTGAAGATCAACTCGACGCTGGCGCTGATCGGCGCCATCGTCGCCGAGTTCTTCGGCACGCCCGTTGTCGGCATGGGCTTCCGCATCTCGACCGAGGTCGGGCGGATGAACATCGACATGGTCTGGGCCGAAATCGCAGTTGCAGCACTTGCGGGTTCGGTCTTTTATGGCGTGGTCGCTCTTGTCGAAAGAGCCGTCACGTTTTGGCATCCCTCTGTCCGTGGTGGATAG
- a CDS encoding CHRD domain-containing protein, translating into MRTYSFLPVLSALAVSTAFLLASPAMAEVVKYKATLDGGQQSPPVTTKGKGTATLTFDTTKKKLSWDVKYSGLSGPATAAHIHGPAAMGANAAPVIPFKGKLKSPIKGSATLTDAQAADLAAGNYYVNLHTAANKDGEIRGQIEAAK; encoded by the coding sequence ATGCGCACATATTCTTTCCTGCCGGTGCTTTCGGCGCTGGCCGTTTCGACCGCCTTTCTGCTCGCTTCGCCAGCAATGGCCGAGGTGGTGAAGTACAAGGCGACGCTCGATGGCGGCCAGCAGAGCCCGCCCGTCACCACCAAGGGCAAAGGCACCGCCACGCTCACCTTCGACACCACCAAGAAGAAACTCAGCTGGGACGTCAAATATTCCGGCCTCAGCGGGCCGGCGACGGCAGCGCATATTCACGGCCCGGCGGCGATGGGCGCGAATGCCGCTCCCGTGATCCCGTTCAAAGGCAAGCTCAAGAGCCCGATCAAGGGCTCGGCTACGCTGACGGACGCGCAGGCCGCCGACCTGGCAGCCGGCAACTACTATGTCAACCTCCACACCGCCGCCAACAAGGACGGCGAGATCCGCGGTCAGATCGAGGCCGCGAAGTAG
- a CDS encoding Zn-dependent hydrolase, translated as MAAPGENLRINSDRLWDSLMEMAKIGPGIAGGNNRQTVTDEDGEGRHLFKRWCDDAGLEMGVDEMGTMFARREGTDPSLPPVYVGSHLDTQPTGGKYDGVLGVLGGLEVVRSLNDLGIKTKHPIVVTNWTNEEGARFAPAMMASGVFAGVLDQADVYEHTDKNGKKFGEELERIGWKGTEKVGDRKIHAFFELHIEQGPILEDEDIDIGVVTHGQGLKWLQVTLTGKEAHTGSTPMPKRRNAGLGMARVIELVHEIAMDYQPDAVGAVGHMEAYPNSRNIIAGRTVFTVDIRSPEKEVLDAMDARVREGIDTICDALDIKYKIEQVGHFDPVTFDKGCVKAIRDAAERLGYSHRNIVSGAGHDACWINRVAPTAMVMCPCVDGLSHNEAEEITKEWASAGADVLFHAVVETAVIVE; from the coding sequence ATGGCCGCACCCGGCGAGAATCTGCGAATCAATTCAGACCGTTTGTGGGATTCGCTGATGGAAATGGCGAAGATCGGCCCCGGCATTGCCGGCGGCAACAATCGCCAGACCGTGACCGACGAGGACGGCGAGGGACGGCATCTGTTCAAGCGCTGGTGCGATGATGCCGGGCTCGAAATGGGCGTCGACGAGATGGGCACCATGTTTGCCCGCCGTGAAGGCACCGATCCCAGCCTGCCGCCGGTCTATGTCGGCAGCCATCTCGATACGCAGCCGACCGGCGGCAAATATGATGGCGTGCTTGGCGTTCTCGGCGGGCTGGAGGTGGTGCGTTCGCTCAACGATCTCGGCATCAAGACCAAACATCCCATCGTCGTCACCAACTGGACCAATGAAGAAGGCGCGCGCTTTGCGCCGGCGATGATGGCGTCGGGCGTGTTCGCCGGCGTGCTCGACCAGGCCGACGTCTATGAGCACACGGACAAGAACGGCAAGAAATTCGGCGAGGAACTGGAGCGCATCGGCTGGAAGGGCACCGAGAAGGTCGGCGATCGCAAGATCCACGCTTTCTTCGAACTGCATATCGAGCAGGGGCCGATCCTCGAGGACGAAGACATCGACATCGGCGTGGTCACCCATGGCCAGGGCTTGAAATGGCTGCAGGTGACGCTGACCGGCAAGGAAGCGCATACCGGCTCGACGCCGATGCCCAAGCGCCGCAATGCCGGGCTCGGCATGGCCCGGGTGATCGAACTGGTGCACGAGATCGCCATGGACTACCAGCCCGACGCCGTCGGGGCGGTCGGCCATATGGAAGCCTATCCCAATTCGCGCAACATCATTGCCGGGCGAACCGTCTTCACCGTCGACATCCGGTCGCCGGAGAAGGAAGTGCTCGACGCCATGGATGCGCGTGTCCGCGAAGGCATCGACACGATCTGCGATGCGCTCGACATCAAATACAAGATCGAGCAGGTCGGCCATTTCGATCCGGTGACCTTCGACAAGGGCTGCGTCAAGGCGATTCGCGATGCCGCCGAACGGCTTGGCTACTCTCACCGCAACATCGTCTCCGGCGCCGGCCATGACGCCTGCTGGATCAACCGCGTGGCGCCGACGGCCATGGTGATGTGCCCCTGCGTTGATGGCCTCAGCCACAACGAAGCGGAAGAGATCACCAAGGAATGGGCCTCGGCCGGTGCCGACGTGCTGTTCCACGCGGTTGTGGAGACGGCCGTCATCGTGGAGTGA
- a CDS encoding Lrp/AsnC family transcriptional regulator has protein sequence MQQKIADDFDLRILRELQADARITNNELAERIGLSPSPCLRRVRRLEETGVIRGYTTLVDPAAFGWSMVAIATIRLSRQNEDEIVMFEEAIRGWEEVLECHLVTGSRDYVLKVVTGSLEQYERFIKEKIARLKCVASIETSFVMNTIKERRL, from the coding sequence TTGCAGCAGAAGATAGCCGATGATTTCGACCTCAGGATTCTCAGGGAACTGCAGGCCGATGCCCGCATCACCAACAATGAGCTTGCCGAGCGCATCGGCCTGTCGCCGTCGCCTTGCCTGAGGCGCGTGCGGCGGCTGGAGGAGACGGGCGTCATCAGGGGCTACACCACGCTGGTCGACCCCGCCGCCTTCGGCTGGAGCATGGTCGCCATCGCCACCATCCGGCTCAGCCGCCAGAACGAGGACGAGATCGTCATGTTCGAGGAGGCGATCCGCGGCTGGGAAGAGGTGCTGGAGTGCCACCTCGTCACCGGTTCGCGCGACTATGTGCTGAAGGTGGTGACCGGCAGCCTCGAACAATATGAGCGCTTCATCAAGGAAAAGATCGCGCGGCTGAAATGCGTCGCCTCGATCGAAACCAGCTTCGTCATGAACACCATAAAGGAACGGCGCCTCTGA
- a CDS encoding cystathionine gamma-synthase family protein — protein sequence MTAPRPSKTHIGNHKLHPETLMLSYGFDPQLSEGAVKPPVFLTSTFVFKSAEEGRDFFDYTSGRKEPPSGTASGLVYSRFNHPNSEIVEDRLAIYEGTDACILFSSGMSAIATTLLAYARPGDVILHSQPLYGGTETLLTRTLSGFGIGAVGFADGVDEAAVRATADAAVAKGRVSVILIETPSNPTNSLVDIALMRTIADEIGASQGSTPIIVCDNTLLGPVFQRPIEHGADVSVYSLTKYVGGHSDLIAGAAMGAKAVTKPIKALRGAIGTQLDPHSCWMLGRSLETLSIRMERANDNARLVAEFLRDHAKVEKVHYLPFLGEDTPAGRAYSRQCSGAGSTFSFDIKGGEKAAFAFLNALQIFKLAVSLGGTESLASHPAAMTHSGIPFDVRQRIGVLETTVRLSIGVEHPDDLIADLTQALAAV from the coding sequence ATGACCGCGCCACGCCCGTCGAAAACCCATATCGGCAACCACAAGCTCCATCCGGAGACGCTGATGCTGAGCTATGGTTTCGATCCGCAGCTTTCGGAAGGCGCGGTCAAGCCGCCGGTGTTCCTGACATCGACCTTCGTGTTCAAATCGGCGGAAGAGGGGCGCGACTTCTTCGACTACACGTCCGGGCGCAAGGAGCCGCCGAGCGGCACGGCGTCGGGCCTGGTCTATTCGCGTTTCAACCACCCCAACAGCGAGATCGTCGAGGATCGGCTGGCAATCTATGAAGGCACGGATGCCTGCATCCTGTTTTCTTCGGGCATGTCGGCGATCGCCACGACCTTGCTCGCCTATGCCCGTCCGGGCGATGTCATCCTACATTCGCAGCCGCTCTATGGCGGCACCGAGACGCTGTTGACGCGCACGCTGTCCGGCTTCGGTATCGGTGCTGTCGGCTTCGCAGACGGTGTCGATGAGGCGGCGGTGCGGGCGACGGCCGATGCCGCGGTGGCGAAGGGGCGCGTTTCGGTCATCCTGATCGAGACGCCGTCGAACCCGACCAACAGCCTGGTCGATATTGCGTTGATGCGGACGATCGCCGACGAGATCGGCGCCAGCCAAGGTTCGACGCCGATCATCGTCTGCGACAACACGCTGCTCGGCCCGGTGTTCCAGCGGCCGATCGAACACGGCGCCGATGTCTCCGTCTATTCGCTGACCAAATATGTTGGCGGCCATTCCGACCTGATCGCTGGTGCGGCGATGGGCGCCAAGGCGGTCACCAAGCCGATCAAGGCGCTGCGCGGCGCGATCGGTACGCAGCTCGACCCGCATTCCTGCTGGATGCTCGGCCGTTCGCTGGAGACGCTGTCGATCCGCATGGAGCGGGCCAACGACAATGCGCGCCTGGTCGCCGAATTCCTGCGTGACCATGCCAAGGTCGAGAAGGTGCATTATCTGCCGTTCCTGGGCGAGGACACGCCGGCGGGCCGCGCCTATTCGAGGCAATGCAGCGGCGCCGGCTCGACCTTCTCCTTCGACATCAAGGGCGGGGAGAAGGCGGCTTTCGCCTTTCTCAACGCGTTGCAGATCTTCAAGCTGGCGGTGAGCCTCGGCGGCACGGAGTCGCTCGCCAGCCACCCGGCCGCCATGACCCATTCCGGCATTCCCTTCGACGTGCGCCAGCGCATCGGCGTGCTGGAGACCACGGTCAGGCTGTCAATCGGTGTCGAGCATCCCGACGATCTGATCGCCGACCTGACGCAGGCGCTGGCGGCGGTCTGA